Proteins from a genomic interval of Beijerinckia indica subsp. indica ATCC 9039:
- a CDS encoding DUF692 domain-containing protein: protein MQKCQLPPRSGIGFKPEHFAAIVEAPQPIGFFEVHAENYMGAGGPPHAQLRRLRENYSLSVHGVGLSIGGCEILDTEHLSRVQTLCDRYQPESFSEHLAWVSHNDVFFNDLLPLPYTRETLNHVIAHVDQVQSTLKRQILIENPSSYLLFAESTIPEPQFLDELARRTGCGLLLDITNVFIAATNHHSNPRAYLADFPLAHVREIHLSGHIVEETASDTNGRDDSKVSLLVDAHARSVADPVFDLYAETIARTGPVPSLIEWDNDVPAWSILRREAERVDTFLSKAIRQQAA, encoded by the coding sequence ATGCAAAAGTGTCAATTGCCGCCTCGCTCCGGTATCGGTTTCAAACCCGAACATTTCGCGGCGATCGTAGAAGCCCCGCAACCGATCGGCTTCTTCGAGGTTCATGCCGAAAATTACATGGGTGCCGGTGGTCCACCCCATGCGCAATTGCGCCGCCTGCGGGAAAATTACTCCTTGTCCGTGCATGGCGTCGGCCTGTCAATCGGTGGGTGTGAGATCCTGGACACGGAGCATCTTTCGCGCGTGCAAACCCTCTGCGACCGCTATCAACCGGAAAGCTTTTCCGAACATCTCGCCTGGGTGAGCCATAATGATGTTTTCTTCAATGATCTTCTACCGCTGCCCTATACGCGGGAGACCTTGAATCATGTCATCGCGCATGTCGATCAGGTGCAATCCACGCTCAAACGCCAGATCCTGATCGAAAATCCCTCAAGCTATCTTCTGTTTGCGGAAAGCACGATTCCCGAGCCGCAATTTCTGGACGAACTCGCCCGCCGCACCGGCTGCGGCCTGTTGCTGGATATCACCAATGTTTTTATCGCGGCGACCAATCATCATAGCAATCCACGCGCCTATCTGGCGGATTTTCCGCTCGCTCATGTGCGCGAGATTCATTTGAGCGGTCATATCGTCGAAGAGACAGCGTCCGACACAAATGGTCGAGACGACAGCAAAGTTTCCTTACTGGTCGATGCCCATGCGCGCTCCGTCGCCGATCCGGTTTTCGATCTTTATGCCGAGACCATCGCCCGGACCGGTCCCGTGCCGAGTCTCATCGAATGGGACAATGACGTTCCGGCTTGGTCGATTTTGCGTCGTGAAGCGGAACGCGTGGATACTTTTCTCTCGAAGGCAATCAGGCAACAGGCCGCGTAG
- a CDS encoding DUF2282 domain-containing protein, with protein MTKISVFTTKAVTFAASLATALAILSSPTLAADEAKEKCWGIALKGHNDCAAGAGTTCAGTSKVDYQGNSWKLVPKGTCMTISTPFGPGSLDPVKRPV; from the coding sequence ATGACAAAGATCAGCGTATTCACGACCAAGGCCGTCACTTTTGCCGCATCTTTGGCCACGGCGCTCGCTATTTTGAGTTCCCCCACACTCGCGGCTGATGAAGCCAAGGAGAAATGCTGGGGGATCGCGCTCAAGGGCCATAATGATTGCGCGGCGGGGGCTGGCACAACCTGCGCGGGCACGTCCAAGGTCGATTATCAGGGCAATTCCTGGAAGCTGGTGCCGAAGGGAACATGCATGACAATCAGCACGCCCTTCGGGCCCGGCTCCCTTGATCCCGTCAAAAGGCCAGTCTGA
- a CDS encoding DUF2282 domain-containing protein, which translates to MDHRTMTLAGSLATALALLTIPAAHAADKEKCYGIALKGQNDCSSGAHACAGQSSVDYDKASFKEVPKGTCQSIKGSLKPGKA; encoded by the coding sequence ATGGACCACCGCACGATGACACTCGCCGGCTCGCTGGCCACTGCTCTTGCCCTGTTGACAATCCCTGCCGCACACGCAGCGGACAAGGAGAAATGTTACGGCATCGCTCTTAAGGGTCAGAATGATTGCTCTTCTGGTGCGCATGCATGCGCTGGCCAATCGAGTGTTGATTACGACAAGGCCTCGTTCAAGGAAGTGCCGAAGGGAACCTGCCAGTCGATCAAGGGCTCGTTGAAGCCCGGGAAAGCGTAA
- a CDS encoding sigma-70 family RNA polymerase sigma factor yields the protein MTSLEREEEWAEWMRLALAGDGVAYRRVLTAITPYLRATARNRLNRLGLGQQGFGANEAEDIVQEILLAVHLKRHTWDVERPIGPWLAAITRHKVVDSLRRRGYRTDVPIEDIAEFLPVETHGDSLDSHDVGRMLDRLNERQRDIVQSISMQGCSVRETAERLSMSEGAVRVALHRALKMLAVLFRSEPA from the coding sequence GTGACGAGTTTGGAACGCGAGGAGGAATGGGCGGAGTGGATGCGCCTCGCTTTGGCTGGGGATGGCGTCGCCTACCGCCGCGTGTTGACGGCCATTACGCCTTATCTGCGCGCCACGGCGCGTAACCGTCTCAATCGTTTGGGATTGGGCCAGCAGGGTTTTGGCGCCAACGAGGCCGAGGATATCGTGCAGGAGATCCTTCTCGCCGTGCATCTCAAAAGGCATACTTGGGATGTCGAGCGGCCAATCGGTCCCTGGCTTGCGGCGATTACCCGGCATAAAGTCGTCGATAGTCTTCGACGCCGGGGATATCGCACTGATGTTCCGATCGAGGATATCGCCGAATTTCTGCCGGTCGAGACGCATGGCGACAGTCTCGACAGCCATGATGTCGGGCGTATGCTGGACCGGTTGAATGAACGGCAACGCGATATCGTCCAGTCTATTTCGATGCAAGGCTGTTCGGTCAGGGAAACGGCAGAGCGCTTGAGCATGAGCGAGGGTGCCGTGCGTGTCGCTTTGCACCGGGCCTTGAAAATGCTTGCTGTCCTGTTTCGGAGTGAACCCGCGTGA
- a CDS encoding NrsF family protein, whose product MNTDDLIQGLVADEEIRLLRPGIALMLAIVGGAVVAAIIFFAGIGFRHDLAEAAHHIRFLFKFLVTSSLAVPALALVLPLARPEASPHGWALLIAPFLLVIACAAELFVIPSADWGTRLIGTNARFCLAMIPLLSVGPLACLMLVMRWGAPASPGLAGMVAGLAAAGMGATFYAAHCTDDSPLFVATWYSLASGLVVLAGFFLGRRVLRW is encoded by the coding sequence GTGAATACCGACGATCTGATCCAAGGCCTTGTCGCGGATGAAGAGATCCGGCTCTTGCGGCCAGGCATCGCCTTGATGCTCGCGATTGTCGGTGGCGCCGTGGTCGCCGCCATCATCTTCTTCGCCGGCATCGGTTTTCGGCATGACCTCGCGGAGGCCGCTCACCATATCCGTTTCCTGTTCAAATTCCTGGTCACTTCCAGCCTCGCCGTACCGGCTCTGGCGCTGGTACTTCCCCTGGCGCGGCCGGAGGCCTCCCCACACGGATGGGCGCTGCTGATCGCACCATTTTTGCTGGTCATCGCATGTGCCGCCGAACTCTTTGTGATCCCCTCGGCGGATTGGGGCACGCGCCTCATCGGCACCAATGCGCGTTTCTGCCTCGCCATGATTCCGCTGCTCTCGGTAGGGCCGCTGGCCTGTCTCATGCTCGTCATGCGATGGGGCGCCCCCGCCTCGCCAGGACTTGCAGGCATGGTCGCGGGCCTAGCCGCGGCTGGCATGGGCGCGACCTTCTATGCCGCCCATTGCACGGATGATAGCCCGCTCTTCGTCGCCACCTGGTATAGTTTGGCCTCAGGCCTTGTCGTTCTGGCAGGCTTTTTCCTTGGGCGGCGCGTGCTGCGCTGGTGA
- a CDS encoding RNA-binding S4 domain-containing protein, translating into MTERQRLDKWLWFARVVKTRTLAARLVTDGHVRLNSQKVTTPAKPIGAGDILTIALETKVRVLRVVAPGLRRGGYPEAKLLFEELTEDDAAVTKIPLEP; encoded by the coding sequence ATGACAGAACGCCAGAGGCTGGACAAATGGCTATGGTTTGCCCGGGTGGTCAAAACCCGCACCCTCGCCGCTCGTCTTGTTACCGATGGCCATGTCCGCCTGAACAGCCAGAAGGTCACGACACCCGCCAAGCCGATCGGCGCCGGCGATATCCTGACCATCGCGCTTGAAACGAAAGTGCGGGTCTTGCGCGTCGTCGCTCCCGGCTTACGGCGAGGCGGCTATCCCGAAGCCAAATTGCTCTTCGAGGAATTGACCGAGGATGATGCGGCGGTGACCAAAATTCCCTTGGAACCCTGA
- the fdxA gene encoding ferredoxin FdxA: MSYVVLENCIKCKYMDCVEVCPVDCFYEGETMLVINPDECIDCGVCEPECPAEAIKPDTVSGLEKWQALNRKMAQYWPNVTVKREAPPEAKQFDGRPGKFDAFFTETPGQGD, encoded by the coding sequence ATGAGCTATGTCGTCCTGGAAAATTGCATCAAATGCAAATACATGGACTGTGTCGAGGTCTGCCCCGTCGATTGTTTCTACGAGGGCGAGACCATGCTCGTCATCAATCCCGATGAATGTATTGATTGTGGCGTCTGCGAGCCGGAATGCCCGGCCGAGGCCATCAAGCCCGATACCGTGTCAGGCCTTGAAAAATGGCAAGCCCTGAACCGCAAAATGGCCCAATATTGGCCGAATGTGACGGTCAAGCGCGAAGCTCCGCCAGAAGCCAAGCAATTCGATGGCAGGCCCGGAAAATTCGACGCCTTTTTTACGGAAACCCCCGGCCAGGGCGATTGA
- a CDS encoding CarD family transcriptional regulator, whose protein sequence is MASVNKTGIATETQTAKGQTAHPPAAEVVSLSVASAIDKNASGSPDLHASVASSDDNSVMSIPDDGETTLSTAENGAIFSQPLKYQPPRQMIGPPVTNKTDKKTTEAAADAPVETAMTDTSLNQPVQNPSLAGKTVKTTKPAVKPAAAKSTPPVKTTAAAGANEKSPAAKPTGKAAGNAQRHGFKPLEFIVYPAHGVGQIIAIEEQEVAGFKLELFVISFVKDKMILKVPTPKAVSVRMRKLAEADVIDKALETLTGRARIKRTMWSRRAQEYEAKINSGDLIAVAEVVRDLYRSDAQPEQSYSERQLYEAALDRVARELAAVQKLTETESLKLIEAQLLKGPRRGGSKVEEIDLDDADEDGDIEEAA, encoded by the coding sequence ATGGCCTCCGTCAATAAGACTGGAATAGCGACCGAGACGCAAACAGCCAAGGGCCAGACCGCGCATCCCCCTGCCGCCGAGGTCGTGTCGCTTTCCGTCGCCTCTGCTATCGACAAAAACGCGTCCGGTTCCCCGGATCTTCATGCTTCCGTTGCTTCATCTGACGACAATTCCGTTATGTCCATCCCCGATGACGGAGAGACCACCCTTTCCACAGCCGAGAATGGCGCCATTTTCTCCCAGCCTTTGAAATATCAGCCCCCAAGACAAATGATCGGACCCCCGGTGACCAATAAAACAGACAAGAAAACAACTGAGGCGGCCGCCGACGCGCCCGTCGAGACCGCAATGACCGACACGTCCCTCAATCAACCGGTTCAAAATCCTTCCCTTGCCGGCAAAACCGTGAAAACGACGAAGCCCGCCGTCAAGCCTGCCGCCGCGAAATCCACGCCACCGGTAAAGACCACCGCCGCAGCCGGTGCCAATGAGAAATCGCCAGCGGCGAAGCCCACGGGCAAGGCAGCCGGCAATGCCCAGCGCCATGGTTTCAAGCCGCTCGAATTCATCGTCTATCCCGCTCATGGCGTCGGTCAGATCATCGCCATTGAGGAGCAGGAAGTCGCGGGCTTCAAGCTCGAGCTTTTCGTGATCAGTTTTGTCAAGGACAAGATGATTCTGAAGGTTCCGACGCCCAAGGCCGTCAGCGTGCGCATGCGCAAGCTCGCCGAGGCGGATGTGATCGACAAGGCGCTCGAAACCCTCACCGGCCGGGCGCGGATCAAACGGACCATGTGGTCGCGCCGGGCACAGGAATATGAGGCGAAGATCAACTCCGGCGATCTCATCGCCGTTGCCGAAGTGGTGCGCGATCTCTACCGCTCCGACGCCCAGCCCGAGCAATCCTATTCGGAACGCCAGCTCTACGAGGCTGCGCTCGACCGTGTCGCACGCGAACTCGCCGCCGTCCAGAAACTGACCGAAACGGAATCCTTGAAGCTCATCGAGGCGCAATTGCTGAAAGGTCCTCGTCGCGGCGGCAGCAAGGTCGAGGAAATCGATCTCGACGATGCGGACGAGGATGGCGATATCGAGGAAGCCGCATAA
- the serB gene encoding phosphoserine phosphatase SerB, with translation MTHVATLVCDPAFPQLGEGEVQRAAALLPGSGAPNWLDTRIAADILFEAGDRNLREIADEIRAALSPAPIDVIVQPVAGRRKKLFLADMDSTMIRQECIDELADQVGKKKHVAEITERAMRGEISFEPALRERVALLKGLHPDTILRVISRKITMSPGARTLVQTLRQHGVHTVLVSGGFTAFTSVIGTQIGFHENFANVLLLGPDGRLAGEVQEPILGKDAKLATLVAQREKLQLSEIDTIAVGDGANDLDMIRAAGLGLAYHAKPAVAAAAHACINHADLTALLYAQGYRGEEFWRPPREQLNPADWKRKYGGMEKAHERRGW, from the coding sequence ATGACGCATGTGGCCACCCTCGTTTGCGATCCCGCATTTCCGCAGCTCGGCGAAGGCGAGGTGCAGCGCGCGGCGGCTTTATTGCCGGGCTCTGGGGCTCCGAACTGGCTCGATACGCGTATTGCCGCCGATATTCTCTTCGAAGCAGGTGATCGCAACTTGCGCGAGATCGCCGACGAAATCCGCGCCGCGCTCAGCCCCGCCCCCATCGACGTCATCGTCCAGCCAGTCGCGGGACGCCGCAAGAAACTCTTCCTCGCGGACATGGATTCGACCATGATCCGTCAGGAATGTATCGATGAATTGGCTGATCAGGTCGGCAAGAAGAAACACGTGGCTGAGATCACCGAACGCGCCATGCGCGGCGAAATCTCTTTTGAGCCTGCCTTGCGTGAACGTGTCGCACTTCTGAAGGGCCTGCATCCCGACACGATCCTGCGCGTTATCAGCAGAAAGATCACCATGTCGCCCGGTGCCCGCACCTTGGTGCAGACCCTGCGCCAGCATGGTGTGCATACGGTGCTCGTCTCCGGCGGTTTCACCGCTTTCACCTCGGTCATCGGCACACAGATTGGCTTTCACGAAAATTTCGCCAATGTGCTGCTGCTCGGACCAGATGGTCGGCTTGCGGGAGAAGTCCAGGAACCGATCCTGGGCAAGGATGCCAAGCTCGCAACCCTCGTCGCCCAGCGCGAAAAACTGCAACTTTCAGAGATCGACACGATTGCCGTCGGCGATGGTGCCAATGATCTCGACATGATCCGTGCGGCGGGCCTTGGCCTTGCCTATCACGCCAAGCCCGCGGTCGCTGCCGCGGCGCACGCCTGTATCAACCATGCCGATCTCACCGCGCTTCTCTATGCCCAAGGCTATCGCGGCGAGGAATTCTGGCGCCCGCCCCGCGAGCAACTCAACCCCGCCGACTGGAAACGCAAATATGGCGGGATGGAGAAGGCTCACGAACGCAGAGGCTGGTAG
- a CDS encoding LamB/YcsF family protein, with the protein MPKTERKSVDLNCDCGEGFGPYQMGDDAAMLDIVTSANVACGFHAGDPRIMAETFHLARQKNVAIGAHPGFADLSHFGRRPLPCTTAEVEHLIAYQVGAAMGLAALSGHKITHVKPHGALSNLACADRGLADAIARAIKSIDPDLIFLVISGTELEQAGLAQNLPIAREIFADRAYAEDGQLLSRSLPGAVLHEPDIIAARIRVMVEEGAVISISGKHIPVGIDSICVHGDTPGAVAAARAVRRALEEAGISLKSFCA; encoded by the coding sequence ATGCCGAAAACCGAACGGAAAAGCGTGGATCTCAATTGCGATTGCGGCGAGGGTTTCGGCCCCTATCAGATGGGCGATGATGCCGCCATGCTCGATATCGTCACCAGCGCCAATGTCGCTTGTGGCTTTCACGCGGGCGATCCGCGCATCATGGCCGAAACCTTCCACCTCGCGCGCCAGAAAAATGTCGCCATTGGTGCGCATCCGGGCTTTGCCGATCTCTCCCATTTCGGACGCCGCCCCCTGCCCTGCACCACAGCCGAGGTCGAGCATCTCATCGCTTATCAGGTCGGTGCGGCCATGGGGCTTGCAGCCTTGTCCGGCCATAAGATCACCCATGTCAAACCGCATGGCGCCCTGAGCAATCTCGCTTGCGCCGATCGTGGTCTCGCCGACGCGATCGCCCGCGCGATCAAATCCATCGATCCCGATCTCATCTTTCTTGTCATCTCCGGAACCGAGTTGGAACAGGCAGGCCTTGCCCAAAACCTGCCGATCGCCCGGGAAATCTTTGCCGATCGCGCCTATGCCGAGGATGGGCAATTGCTCTCGCGCAGCCTGCCGGGCGCCGTGCTTCACGAACCCGATATTATTGCGGCGCGCATACGCGTCATGGTCGAGGAAGGGGCTGTCATCTCCATTTCAGGCAAACATATTCCCGTCGGCATCGATTCCATTTGCGTGCATGGCGACACGCCAGGCGCGGTGGCGGCAGCGCGCGCGGTGCGCCGGGCGCTGGAAGAAGCCGGCATCAGCCTGAAATCGTTTTGCGCATGA
- a CDS encoding 5-oxoprolinase subunit B family protein, whose translation MNTQNAPRYLPVGESALCVEFGDRIDPRLHDQVLGLDQSLSLRPIPGILETVPTYRSLLIHFDPHRLTSEDLTVALTERRNERPEPAPPKHWLFPVCYDLPFAEDLAEVASLLDLPPETIIDLHASATYRVYMYGFAPGFTFLGGLPEALGVSRRPTPRPPAPAGSLTIAGGQALITSMAMPTGWYVLGRTPVRVFDLGRPQPFLTEVGDEIRFERINAAAFASLEARALSGDPLIAPR comes from the coding sequence ATGAACACGCAAAACGCCCCACGCTATCTTCCGGTCGGAGAAAGCGCTCTTTGCGTCGAATTCGGGGATAGGATCGACCCCCGTCTGCATGACCAGGTGCTTGGTCTTGATCAGTCCTTGAGCCTGCGGCCAATCCCCGGCATTCTCGAAACGGTACCGACTTATCGCTCGCTCTTGATCCATTTCGACCCCCATCGCCTGACAAGCGAAGATCTGACCGTGGCCCTGACCGAGCGCCGCAACGAGCGGCCAGAGCCTGCACCGCCCAAACATTGGCTTTTTCCGGTCTGCTATGATCTTCCCTTTGCCGAAGATCTCGCGGAAGTGGCCAGCTTGCTCGATCTTCCCCCGGAAACAATCATCGATCTGCATGCGAGCGCGACCTATCGCGTCTATATGTATGGTTTCGCTCCAGGCTTTACTTTTCTCGGCGGCCTGCCCGAAGCACTCGGCGTCTCGCGCCGGCCGACACCGCGACCACCGGCTCCAGCGGGTTCACTGACCATTGCCGGCGGGCAGGCGCTCATTACCAGCATGGCCATGCCCACAGGTTGGTATGTGTTGGGGCGCACACCCGTGCGTGTGTTCGATCTCGGCCGGCCTCAGCCTTTTCTGACCGAAGTGGGCGATGAAATCCGTTTCGAGCGCATCAATGCGGCCGCTTTCGCCAGCCTCGAGGCACGCGCTCTTTCTGGCGATCCCTTGATTGCCCCTCGATGA